The Haliaeetus albicilla chromosome 23, bHalAlb1.1, whole genome shotgun sequence nucleotide sequence GGAAAATGTACAGTGGACTGGGTACCTGTACTACTAGGTCAGTTGCAAAGACATCTCAAATAGTTTGAAAAGCttatgaaaatttatttttaaagtagctcTTAGATTATTGCACTGTGAAAATTTCCAAGTAACTGACCTTGGAAACAAAGACAGTAACTGCAAACACTTGTTGCTTAGTATGCTTCAAGTTTcacttcaggttttcttttgtgtatttttttctgtactgctGCATCCAACTTCTAAAACAACTTCTCATGCTTATTTGGAGAATGTCTATGGTTCTAATAGGCTACGCAGACTTATCAGGCTGTGCTTACTGTGAAAATTCAAACAGTGAATTCAGAGGTGCACATAATCTGAGGAAAATTTAGTTCTAATTATTCAGTAGTATCATCAATTGAATATTCTTGTATTGCCTCACTTGGGCCTTGCCAACAGCACATATACCACTGAAGTAGCAAAACCTGTGGGCACTCTTATTTGTGAGGCAGTCCTTGAACATAAGGCTgtgatctttttctttctcatagtGTTGTGCTTCAGTAAACTGCTTCCTAAACACATGTATTCATACATTAGTTCCTacagtgttttgcagttttAGGTAGAACCCAGGCATGCTTGCTTTGTGTGTATTATTACAATAAGAGAAGACAGATAACTGACTCAAGTCTTATTCAACATCTAATGTTGCCCTTGTTTGCTTCCGTTCCCTCAAAATGTGTCTTCCAACATCTCTCCTGAATGCTAAAAAATAGCCTTGCTAGGATTTAGCTATGCTAATCAAATGCGTATGCCACTAGATTCTCCAGGAGTCCCACCTAGTGCGAATGCACATCAACTCTTCAAAGGATTTAGTTTTGTTGCGACTACTACTGTAGAAGATCATAAAATATCACCACTCACCAATATACTGCCAATAGTACaggtaacattttattttttgggaAACCTTTTTGACATGCCAAAGACTGACCAATATTTAGTGTTTacagtctggtttttttttgttggggagACTATTAAAATGTCCATTATTAAAATGCTTCCAGGGGatgttttgaaatttgaaaaagcGAGTTGCTGTTTTTCTGGAGGCAGAATTCAAAAGAGAAAGCATGGGCAAGCCGAAGAAACTTTTGCTGTTGGAAACAGTATTATGGCAAAGAGCATCTTGTTGCTTTAGGTGACAGTttgtatgtgtttgtttttttaaagcaacttcATGGAAACAGCGCACAGTTTACTGATGTATATGAATTGAAGGAAGATATTGGTGTTGGTTCCTACTCTGTTTGCAAGCGATGTATACACATAGCTACAAATATGGAGTTTGCTGTAAAGGTACTTTGAATAAATGTCTCTGTTCTGAAATTATTGTGCAGTAGATTTGTGAATTTGAACACATGAACTTTCTAGTTGCTGTAGCTGTTTCTATACtgtgagaaattaaaaacagtgttttcttaatttaaattgTGTATTTGGCTTCTATAGCTCTTCTTTTTGTGGGTAAGGTTATGGCTTTGAAGAACTGGCTTTACAATTCAGTCTTGAGGCCTGAAGATACTGTATGATGGTGAGCACACCTGAAATAGAATTAAGATCCACAAGCAtggagctgggctgcagggaagcagTGATGCTTCAGACAGTCTATTGCATTTCCTTGTCCACTGGAGCAGAATAGACTGCATTAATGATACAGTTTTAACTGGTAGCAAGGAGAGAGCAAGAAATGAATAAACAGTGAGGTGTGAAGCTGGATGATCAATTGCTCATGATCAGTAAGAAGTAATGAACTctagaaaatttttttattctgttgttgAAGTGAGactataaatacaaaaaaatttctttattaaatagACTTTGTTTAGCCAAGTTGCTTTTCctgttgttattttttgcaGATAATTGATAAAAGTAAGAGGGATCCCTCAGAAGAAATTGAGATTCTCATGCGTTATGGACAACATCCAAATATTATTACTTTAAAGGATGTATGtacctctttttctctgctaCCTCTTATTACACAGTAGTCAATAAGTAAATATAGAGGTAGGGAGTTTACTGGGAtttattaaatttgttttccatagTAAAATAGGAGAGCAGTACATATAGTAAAGTGTTGAGTATTTCAAATTATGACATTGTCCTGATACTGATTTTCTTCTAAATGCTTTTTAGTTAGCTTGAAGTGAGAAATGATGTAAAGGTTAGAAATGTTGTATTTCCACTTACTTCAAATGAGTAGCTAATGTGTTGGTAATCTGAAAAAGCAGTTACATGTTGTCCTGCATAAGCAAAGTGCCAGCAGCTAAAATTTGTCCATGGGAGGGAAGAGCAATAGGGAGTGGTAGGGCTACTCTCCTGTTACAACAGAAGTTcctagactgaaaaaaaaatatttaattccgAGTCATGAATTAACGTTCGATTACCTCGATGTCTCACAGAATGACACATAAGCTTTCTTATGCTTCATGCTTTAAGGCTCTTGAATTGCAGAATGAAATTTTTCAGTCCCTGCTGTTTGTGCTTGAAGTTCATATGTGAATAGGTGAAGAATCTAGtctgtaattttcatttatcAGGATGTATAATTATAGATGATCTTTTAATAGatatgtgtgtatttatgtatgtatacactTGTTAAACTTCTCATCAGGTATATGATGATGGCAGATACATATACCTTGTCACTGAACTGATGAAAGGAGGAGAGCTGCTTGATCGAATTCTCAGACAGAAGTTCTTCTCAGAACGAGAGGCTAGCGCTGTGTTATACACTATAACTAAGACTGTGGACTACCTGCACTGCCAAGGGGTGAGTGATTTCTTCTATGACATAGCTTCTTTCACATTTCCTAGAACTAACAAATGCCTTTTGTTATGTGCTTTGCTTGGCTTGTTTTTatggcagaaaggaagaagatttCTGAGTATTTTATGACAAAGGTGAACAATATAAACAACTCGTCCTGTTATTCTGGCAAGTCCTTTTGACTCTACTTTTACAGTTTATGAAACAGCAGATACTTGTTCTCTTAGGCTTTTTGGCAAATGGTTGTGTTAGTTCCAGTTGCATTATGAGCCAGCAGGCTTTTTATGACATTACTTGAGCCAGaatttttgttactttaaaGTTATGTAATTGTATAGAACTGTTAATAAGTATATTAATCTAGAGAATAGCTTTTATAAATTGCAAATTACATACAAATAAATGTACATGCAACTTCTAAATGatggattttaaaatttctttgtttGAAGGTAGTGCATCGAGACCTTAAACCtagtaatattttatatatggaTGATTCAAATAATGCTGATTCTATCAGGATTTGTGATTTTGGATTTGCAAAACAACTTCGAGGAGAAAATGGACTTCTTCTGACTCCGTGCTACACCGCAAACTTTGTGGCACCAGAGGTATCTTAAGCTGCCATGCTGTTTTTGATGCATCAAGTACTTAAACTTTTtagcagtgctttaaaaaaaaaaaaaattctgctagTTTTCCTCAAATATAATTATACGTACTTTATAAACACTGGTGCATATGTTTATAATAAACCCGCTTTAAAAGTAGCAGAATCTACCCTCTAAAATGAGATGTAAGCCTGTTGAGAATCCTAAGAGGTTATGTTCTGAGGACAAGAAATATTGTTGATAGTCACTGTAACCTgtatattgaaaaataaataatcaaacCTCTGAAATTATCCTGGGATTGACTTACCCCTCCTTAGGCTGTGTAGTGGTAtgggtttggggtgtttttttaatatgtgaaaAGTCTTTAACACTCTTTGTTTTATAGGTTCTCATGAGACAGGGATATGATGCTGCTTGTGACATATGGAGCTTGGGTGTTCTCCTTTACACAATGTTGGCAGGGTGAGAAATGCTTCTTGGCTCTTTTGTTTACCTAAACTTCCAGCATGCTGCATGAATCCatgctttcattaaaatcatGAGATATTACCTCATTGGTTTGAATGCAGAATGACAAAGACACTGAAGTGGAACAGGAAGCTATAAGCAAATGTATACAAAAACTAGGCTTGTCTTACAGGTAGGTTCAAAGCTTCTCTCTTCTACAGTGCATGACTGGGAGATGCCAAAGATGCTCTCCAGTTTCCAGGAGAGAACTTAGTCTGTGAAAGTGTGTGGTGGtcttcttctttctcctgcctcttgTCCTCCCCACGCTAGTAGCCTTGTAGTCCATCTTCTTGTATATCCTGCCACAGGCTGGACTCCTGGCCCTTCTGTAGAACACACTGGCTTGTAACCTCTTAAGTTTTCTAAATCTCTGAACTTTCATTAAGCACCATGAAGCGTTCAGTGGCCAAATGATAAAAGGTTTTCTGAGTTTTGCTCTAACAGAAGAATAGCGGTATTTATCTACAAGAAAAAGGTCTATCTATTGGAAACTGTTTCTCTTGATAAATTTGTACTTCTCCATgtaaaaccaccaccaccaccactacaGTTCCGTCTTCAAAACTCAGATTGCTGTATGATTTAAGTGCAAGTATGCAGATATTGGGCAGTATACTGCCTGCACGCTTGAGAAACATTGTTTGAACAAAAGGCAGGTTGAAAGTATGGGGAAGAAATGGTCCAGCATGAATTCCTATGTTTCCATTTCATTACTCTTAAACTCATCAACTGAAAGACAAGAGCTAACTGGCTGGGACACTTCCTAAACCTCTGTTGATAATGCTGGTTGATCTTTCTTCTATGCAAAGCTTTCAAAGTACTAAGATAGAATGTATTAAGCTTAATTATTATGGTTTGCAAGCTAATTTGAAATCTAAGGGGTATTATGATACAACTACTTAATCAGAGTAAGATTTGGGTTTTATAGTTAAAACTAACTTGGTACTAGCCTATGATCATAGGAGATGCCAGAACATCATAATACATACTTAAGTGCTTCAGATTGGTTTTCAGATTTGTCAGTTTAATTCTTTCGAGTTCATCACAGTAGGATTTGTAGAAAGTAAGCCAAATGTACAGGAAACCCTGTAAACTGTTATAAGCCTCCAAAACTAatgatgttgtggtttaagcctcCCAAACTCACTTAAGTAAATAACTATCATGAGAATTTTCTTGTAGCTTTTCCCCAAATGATAGATGTGTGTATATTGTGCTGAATCGCTGTCTAATTAAATGCACATACCTTAAATACAATTTTACTCCAGCTTTATTGGGCCATTCTGTTAGGGTACTGTTCCAGGTTTGGATTAATTTACATGCTCTGGTAATCTAGCGTAATTTGTGTTTATGAATCACTTCTATTTAACTTGAAAGTCTGCACTGGTTAGAATGCATTATTAAGAAACTAACTTAAGACATCTTTTTAGCCTGCATTTGCCATTTATTCTACTTGATTAACCACAATtatgggggaaagaaaataatacagtttGGAAGATGAAATGCTAATGTGAGAAGTATTTAATAGTATATAGTGTGTTTCTGCCAGCAGTGGGATATCTACTCAGAATGATTCACGAGATTTTTACCAATTACTTGCAGCTTCTTACGTATAACGAGGCCATTTCGGTTTTTGTTCTTTCGACAGCTATACTCCATTTGCCAATGGTCCTAACGATACTCCAGAGGAGATCCTGGTACGGATAGGCAGTGGAAAATTCTCTTTAAGTGGAGGCAACTGGGACACTGTTTCAGATGCAGCAAAGGtgtaaatgtgttttgttttgttcttctgttttttatAGAATTCAAATGAACATCTTCTGAACTGGATAAAACAGACTAGTCTAACACAGTAGTTTTCTATTATTACCTGCAAACTTTATTGCAatgaagatcatctagtccaacctcctgctcaaagcagggtccGCTGTGAGATCTGACCAGGTAGCTCAGGGCTTTATTCAGTCTGACTTTAGAAACCCCCAAGGGTGGAAACTGAACAGCTTGCCTGGGCAGCCTTTTCCAATGCTTGGCTGCTGTAATGAGGAAAAAGCTTCTCCTAATTTCAAGCCAGAACATCTCTTGTTTTACTTTGTCTGCtgtctccattcctttggctgTGCTGACTAAAGGAATGTCAGCGTTCTTGGATGCCCGGTCACACTGGTAGTTCAGGTTCAGTTTGCTGTCTACCAAAACCTCCTGGtccttctcagcaaagctggtCCCCAACCAGTCTGTCCCCACCCCGTACTTTGGGgacaatttcttcctttccaagTGCAGGACTCTGCATTTGTCCTTGCTGAATTTTGTACGGCTCTGGTTAGCTCATTACTCCATCCTGCCTAGGTCCCTTTGGATGGCCACCCTGCCCTTGAACTCATTAGCTCTTTCCTCACACCTCCAATTTGGTGCCCCACTGCAAATTTGGCAAGAGTGcactcccttccttcccccaggTCACTGACAAAGATTTTAAGTAAGATGGGTCCCAATGTAGGCTTTTCTAAtcatgaggggttttttttattccttgtttTTGTTGGCTTGAAATCAGGTGTTTGTGGGATTCCTTAAATGGAAGGATGGCTTTTTACAATTATCTGTTAGTTCTAGTAGCTAACCAGTCTTGTATTAAtaggttaatttttttgtagCGCAATTTCTTAAATGTTGTTCAATGCTGAAGTCATCAGGTCTTTTGTCTTTGTTAGTACTTTCAGCAATTAAACTAGTACTTTAACAACTGAATATATCTGGACATCTTGCCAAAAATCTCGATCAGCTTGATTATGCAGctgtcctttttatttaaagactgCATCTCTCATCAATTGCTGTATGTGTTCTCTGGGTTTAGCGTTGGCCTGGTCTGTAGGTATCTTAGTCACCAGTGTTACCTTCTATAAAGCTTGGCATTAATATTAAATCTTTTTCCTGATACTTTGGAACTGCACAATTTGTTCATTTTAGGAGTGATTCAGAATACTTGTTGGCTAATGCTGTCTTAGCGCAAGTAATTCACTTCTGTATATTTAAGAATGCTTAACATTTTGTACCTAAAACAAAGGGAACATTCTGTCAGCTtgttcatattttgttttctttcaagctaTTCCTGTCTCTGTTCTGTGCCCTTCCCACCCAGCTCTTCTTTTGACCAATGTTGTAATTAGTACCTTATTGCTAATGCTTCTAAACAGGCAAAAACAAGTGTCTATTTCTGCTGGCTTTACTCTTTATATAGctcactgaaggaaaaattcTTCAATAGTATATCACTATATATGAATTTAATTGTAATATGTAGTCAGTAGACCCCAAATGTGTAGTACAAATGAGATGGTTGCAAATAATAGCTTTCTTCCATAATATCTATCTGCTAAATTTTAATAGGATTTCTAGTCTTTTAAAGATTATATTAATAGTAACTGTTGTGTGTTTCATATTTCAGTTAAGTTTCTTTATGATAAAGGCTTGCTCTGTTAAACAGATTAAATAGTACAACACATTGTTTTCAGACTTCTGTGGTGTCAAGGCACGGAATGATCCAATTtatctgctgatttttttctgtgtgtgtgtttgcattgTGTTAATCGCTACCACATAGGGTACTTTTTCATTGCTGCCATAATGAATGCTTTAAAGTCTGTATATAGGATTATTTTAACTGAATAGATGTGcgtttttcattttcatctagGACTTGTTATCACATATGCTTCATGTAGATCCACATCAGCGGTATACAGCAGAGCAAGTATTAAAACATTCGTGGATAGCCTGTAGGGACCAGTTGCCGCATTATCAACTGAACAGGCAAGATGCACCACATCTAGTAAAGGTAAAACAACCTGGAGGCTGAATGTTGCTTGAGCTGGTGGATGTGCAATGAGTTGGGTTGCTTTTAGAGCTACAggcaggactttttttttttttttttcctccttagaaaataaattagctttcttttgtttttcctggtaCCTACATATTTAAGTTAGATAGACAAATTATTGGTAAACTAGTTTTAACTTATGTGtaaaggaagagattttttcggatgttttgttttcaaagattGAGGTAACTTGGGCCATATAGAAACCAGATAAGAAAGTTACCTGAGACTACCACAGGTCTCCCAGCATTCTTATTCAGGAaatcttgggattttttttgtatgactGGCTCATATTGtgctttcctaaaataaattaataaactaCGCTACAGTTTTTCCACTGGTATTTTTGTCTCTCCGGTATATGTGTTTCTGACTTGTGACACAAAAACTTCCTACTGTATGTAGGCAGCTTTTACGTTGACTTCATTAGTTTTGTTGGATTCAAAAATAACGATCTGTGATAGCCAGTCTTAATTGTGTTGTCTTTGTAAGTCAGGACCTGAATAGCCACTTGGGTGGCTGTATTTGATAAATTGATGCTAACGTTGCTTGGAAGGTACTAATTCTGACCCACATTAAAAAGTTACTCCTACATCTAAGgtatgtgaaagaaaaagaaatgtcagaCACCCAAGCTTACAAACCTGAAGGATTCAGGAAtaaatgggttttttttgaaaacaaactttaGAGAATCTCCATGACCTGCCATAAgtcctgtttttttaatagttaattaagaatttaatattaatttgttttattttctgataaaaATTACCTTTACAGCCTTTTATATATTTCATTGTTCTCTAGGGAGCCATGGCTGCTACATATTCTGCACTGAATCACAAGACATTTCAGCCAGTGTTAGAGCCTGTTGCAGCCTCAAGTTTAGCTCAGCGACGGAGCATGAAAAAGCTAACATCAACAGACTTATAGATCCACTGGGACACCTTAGCAACAGAAGCAAGGGGAAAATCCAATAAGTGGCTCTATTTTGCCTGACCTGTGATCAAAAGGCATCTATGGTTTCCTGCTACACTACTTGAATTCtgtaaaagtcctttttttaaaaagaaaaaaaaaatccacaggtTCATACTGTGTTTTACAGGCCGTATCTGTTAAGTTAATTTAAGCATCAGGTATACCATAATGAATTTCTCTAcactgtcctttaagagatctgttgcaaatattctttCACATTCTGTATAGTTTTGCTgggttcatttaaaaaatggtttagGGGACCGTTGCCAATGACCAAGTTGTACATAAAGTGTCAGtgtaagtttttcttttcttcacacCTTTAGACCCTGTTGTGAAGGACAAATTCTTAATTTTGTAATTGGGCACTTAATTCATTCAACTTAATTCATTTAACTTGTTCATTACTGTTATGAAAAGCTGACTAATGTATTGTGCCAGTGTTAAATGCATTAGTGTTAATTTGGAAGGTCTGCGTTTGCATGGTGCCGGTAACTGATAAGTTTATGTGAAAATACAAACGAACAAAAGGGATGTGTAAGATTCTGCACTTTACCCATAAACTTAATTTGATCACTTGTGACCCATAAGAAATGATGGGTAACAAATGGCCTCTTACAGGAAAACGAACGTTTCTGGTTGTTACCACAAATGGTATTGTGTCGTGCACTGAGCTGGAGAAGGTAATTATGTGTATAAACTGTCCAAATTAAGGATCTCTAACATTGGTACCACTTTTAAGACAACATCATGCAATCTAAtactttttgttatttatattgTCTATCCATCAGTACAATGCCTATGTTACTGTTTCCTCAGCAGTCGTTTCCACTGAATATAGCCAATATTAAGTTTGTTTGGCATACAAGACAAACTGACACTTTATTATAACAAACTTGGcatgtggattttattttttatttatttgatttttatagaTTGTTGCTTCTATCTGAATCTCTCGCGGCATGTACAAATATTACAGaacataaatgcaaaattctatTTGCCTAATTGTAGAGGTAGcttgggaaaataaataagCCTTGCAGTGTGCCCAGATAAGGGAATTCTGACCAAGAAATTTCACAGTTACGGACAAGTTACTGACAATATCCTGTTGCCAGCACTCACTTGCCCTCTGTGCTTGCTGTTGGGACTTCAGCTGTTTCTAAATACTGTGATGgagaggaaattaatttctgggCCAGAATTATCTTGGGGTTTTCTGACTCCAAACCCATGCTAGCTGCTAGTAGACAGGGACCTAATGCATCAAGAGATGATGAGCTccaaagtattttcaaaatttgtaGACACTACTGTGCAATTGTACTGTCATAGTAGGATGATACGCATTTTAAATATTAGGTATATTAGTGACCAACAATTAGACTGTGAACACTTAGAGAATCCAAATGACCAAAAATCAAATGTAGTTCAGACTGATTTGCCATTGTTGAATTTCCTGTTCCCAGGTACATTTGGTAGCCAATTAATAAGACACCAGTGATGGCAGAACTTGGCATttcaagacaggaaaaaaagctttcaggaGAATTCTGGCCCAACTGCCAAGAGTGGCAGTAGTAACTCGGATCTTAAGAGGCAGAGGGTGCTGGCTGGTTTTTGCTTATACCTGTGAAGTACTTGGTGGCATTGGAAGTACTATTAGATaagctgctttcttttgttgtgGTGGGGGAAGATGGAAATTATCTGGCCAAATAGTTAGGTATGAATATATGTAGATTTGAGACTTAATGAATATAGCAAACATAGGTGTGCTATTTGTATCATGCAGAACATACCCCATACTAAATTTCTTGAGTGTTTGATAGATGTTGGAAGCTTTAGGGGCCATTTGTGCCTAGTTTTGAGGTGCCTGTTTGAAATGCTTGAAAGCTTATCAAAGAACACAACTGCTTCTTAGAAAGCTTACTGTTTAGTACAAAAATCTGCCCCTTATGCAGCTGGTTCATCCTTGTTTTCATTACTGAAGACCTTTTTCAGCAAGAATGCCTGTAAACCTTTTGTCTACAGTCTTATTggtataatttttttgtaaacttaAAAATGACTGCCAGAAGAATTTGAATTCactctaaggaaaaaaaaaaaggcagtggaaATAAAGCCCCCTTAGCCAAGGTGAAGGTATAATGTGGGTTGAAACGTAGTAGTAAAAACCATGTTAGGGATAGAGGGTATAATGCAAGGCGTGGTACACAACTAAAATGTCAAACTTGAATTGTCTTCAGCTTTCCCGTAAGGTAGTAGCTGGTCTTTAATGGTTTTATTCATGAATCATTTAACAGTGTTTATACTGGTATTTTCTTTTAGCTTACTTAGGAAGCACCACATTATAAGCACCTTAAAAGCATTTTGCCATTTTGCACAAAAGCAGTTGTAAGCAGCTGAAGGTGCTTCAGTTCTTGGTGTGCAACACAAAGGTGGTAAGAGGAAAAGTACACAAACAAGATGGATAGTCTGATTCTTAGCAAAGAATTTAAAACATCTTCTATGAAGTTATCCCTGCTGGTTTTGTATCACTACTAGCCTTTAGAGCAAGTGGTACTCCTGGGGTAAAAGCAAGGTCTCAGTGACTGCAACATTACAAAGTTGTCTTATCACAAGGAAAATGTGGACAAACACCTTTGTTATATCTGACAGGCCAGTGTACGCTGGTATGCCAATTTTAATCCTTAATTTGGGGGGAAGAGTTCACTTGCTACGTGTATGTCAGCATATCAGTCTTTGAAACATTTTGGATATGCAGGGATGCAAAAGAGTTCACTTGCAGTTTACTCTCACTATATAGTATTTAATGAGCATCCTCTTTGTGATACTTTTGGAATTTCTTGCGTACTTCtcgtcctttttttttttttc carries:
- the RPS6KA6 gene encoding ribosomal protein S6 kinase alpha-6 isoform X3 translates to MADEPMEEGEPYSYHDEGSVKEIPITHHVKEGCEKADPAQFELLKVLGQGSFGKVFLVRKIIGPDAGQLYAMKVLKKASLKVRDRVRTKMERDILVEVNHPFIVKLHYAFQTEGKLYLILDFLRGGDVFTRLSKEVMFTEEDVKFYLAELALALDHLHSLGIVYRDLKPENILLDEAGHIKLTDFGLSKESVDQEKKAYSFCGTVEYMAPEVVNRRGHNQSADWWSFGVLMFEMLTGTLPFQGKDRNETMNMILKAKLGMPQFLSPEAQSLLRMLFKRNPSNRLGAGSDGVEEIKRHPFFSTVDWNKLFRREIQPPFKPASGKPEDTFCFDPEFTAKTPKDSPGVPPSANAHQLFKGFSFVATTTVEDHKISPLTNILPIVQQLHGNSAQFTDVYELKEDIGVGSYSVCKRCIHIATNMEFAVKIIDKSKRDPSEEIEILMRYGQHPNIITLKDVYDDGRYIYLVTELMKGGELLDRILRQKFFSEREASAVLYTITKTVDYLHCQGVVHRDLKPSNILYMDDSNNADSIRICDFGFAKQLRGENGLLLTPCYTANFVAPEVLMRQGYDAACDIWSLGVLLYTMLAGYTPFANGPNDTPEEILVRIGSGKFSLSGGNWDTVSDAAKDLLSHMLHVDPHQRYTAEQVLKHSWIACRDQLPHYQLNRQDAPHLVKGAMAATYSALNHKTFQPVLEPVAASSLAQRRSMKKLTSTDL
- the RPS6KA6 gene encoding ribosomal protein S6 kinase alpha-6 isoform X1, giving the protein MVPFAPLEDAEEPEPCHKMELYVSGGELNGLKMADEPMEEGEPYSYHDEGSVKEIPITHHVKEGCEKADPAQFELLKVLGQGSFGKVFLVRKIIGPDAGQLYAMKVLKKASLKVRDRVRTKMERDILVEVNHPFIVKLHYAFQTEGKLYLILDFLRGGDVFTRLSKEVMFTEEDVKFYLAELALALDHLHSLGIVYRDLKPENILLDEAGHIKLTDFGLSKESVDQEKKAYSFCGTVEYMAPEVVNRRGHNQSADWWSFGVLMFEMLTGTLPFQGKDRNETMNMILKAKLGMPQFLSPEAQSLLRMLFKRNPSNRLGAGSDGVEEIKRHPFFSTVDWNKLFRREIQPPFKPASGKPEDTFCFDPEFTAKTPKDSPGVPPSANAHQLFKGFSFVATTTVEDHKISPLTNILPIVQQLHGNSAQFTDVYELKEDIGVGSYSVCKRCIHIATNMEFAVKIIDKSKRDPSEEIEILMRYGQHPNIITLKDVYDDGRYIYLVTELMKGGELLDRILRQKFFSEREASAVLYTITKTVDYLHCQGVVHRDLKPSNILYMDDSNNADSIRICDFGFAKQLRGENGLLLTPCYTANFVAPEVLMRQGYDAACDIWSLGVLLYTMLAGYTPFANGPNDTPEEILVRIGSGKFSLSGGNWDTVSDAAKDLLSHMLHVDPHQRYTAEQVLKHSWIACRDQLPHYQLNRQDAPHLVKGAMAATYSALNHKTFQPVLEPVAASSLAQRRSMKKLTSTDL
- the RPS6KA6 gene encoding ribosomal protein S6 kinase alpha-6 isoform X2, translated to MVPFAPLEDAEEPEPCHKMELYVSGGEDEGSVKEIPITHHVKEGCEKADPAQFELLKVLGQGSFGKVFLVRKIIGPDAGQLYAMKVLKKASLKVRDRVRTKMERDILVEVNHPFIVKLHYAFQTEGKLYLILDFLRGGDVFTRLSKEVMFTEEDVKFYLAELALALDHLHSLGIVYRDLKPENILLDEAGHIKLTDFGLSKESVDQEKKAYSFCGTVEYMAPEVVNRRGHNQSADWWSFGVLMFEMLTGTLPFQGKDRNETMNMILKAKLGMPQFLSPEAQSLLRMLFKRNPSNRLGAGSDGVEEIKRHPFFSTVDWNKLFRREIQPPFKPASGKPEDTFCFDPEFTAKTPKDSPGVPPSANAHQLFKGFSFVATTTVEDHKISPLTNILPIVQQLHGNSAQFTDVYELKEDIGVGSYSVCKRCIHIATNMEFAVKIIDKSKRDPSEEIEILMRYGQHPNIITLKDVYDDGRYIYLVTELMKGGELLDRILRQKFFSEREASAVLYTITKTVDYLHCQGVVHRDLKPSNILYMDDSNNADSIRICDFGFAKQLRGENGLLLTPCYTANFVAPEVLMRQGYDAACDIWSLGVLLYTMLAGYTPFANGPNDTPEEILVRIGSGKFSLSGGNWDTVSDAAKDLLSHMLHVDPHQRYTAEQVLKHSWIACRDQLPHYQLNRQDAPHLVKGAMAATYSALNHKTFQPVLEPVAASSLAQRRSMKKLTSTDL